A stretch of DNA from Maridesulfovibrio sp.:
TGATGACGGCTACTGGAAGGAACTTGAAACATATATAGAAAGCCATACCGAGTCGCAGTTCAGCCACGGACTTTGCGAATCGTGTGCAGACGAGCTTTACGGGGAACAGGAATGGTATAAGAACTCGAAGAAAAAGCGGGGCCGATAGTTCCTGGCTCTATGTCCCGGTACATTTTATCGGGCCTGCCTGTTCCCACATAATTGCCCTCCATCCTTTACTCCCGCTTGTCTTGAATCCTGTTGCGGGTTATGCCCTTGCCATGCACAAGGACAACCTTTTCAAAGAAGGGATCAATCTTGCCCCGCAGGATCTGATTCGCTACGAACATATGCTCAAGGACCTGATTCGGGAGTTCCTGCCCTTTGAATCATACAGCCTTTTTTTTCCCCGCCCGCCAAAGGGTAAATTCCGTGCGGAATTTGCTTTTGACTACAATGAAGACAGCGGACAGCTGATGCTGCCGCTGCGTCTGCGCGGACGAGGAATGTGCTATTTCATAGCCAGGGGCGTAACTCTGGAGAATTCGCAACTTGCGGCTCCGTATCTGGAAGCTCTGGGTGAATCCGTCCTTGAAAAGATGCTTCTGTACAAGGGGTCAATCACCGATCCTCTGACCGGCATGGTGACAAGTGATTATTTCATGTCGAAACTGATCAAGGAGCTTGACCTTATCCAGAACTGCATGATGCCGGCTCCGGGAGGTTGCAAGGACCCCGGAATTCCCACATTCAGCGGTTCGGTAGGGATTGTGCTGCTGGATATGGACAATTTTCAGCGCATCAATGACCGCTACGGATACAAGCTGGGCGACGATATTATCGCCGATGTCGCTTCCCGGATCAGTGATGCCGTGTTCGAGTCCGTTGTCTGTGCCCGCGTTTTTGACGATAAATTTGCTTTGCTTATACCGGACGGGCGCCCGAAGACCTGTGCCGGTCTGGCCGGGGAACTGCGTGCCCTGATAGAATCGATGAACATAACCGATCCTGTAACCGGGGATGTGATTCGGATCAGCGCGAGCGCGGGGTTTGCCAATTATCCGCAGTCATTGTCCGGGCCGCATTTCAAACGCAGTGCCGGGGAGCAGGCCCGTATCCTCATGAGGAAGGGGGCCAAGGCCGTTGCAACAGCCAAGGATTTCGGTCGCAACTGCGTTTTTGCTTATTCCGATATTCTCAAGAAGGGCGCGAAAGTACTTGAGGTGCTGCCCCTGCAGCGTCTGGCCCTGAGCATCGGCGGAAGTGTTGATGCGCGTGAGGGCGGACGTTTTCTGGTCTGGTCACCTGATTATCAGGCCGGGACGCAGGTTCGCATTACCGAGGACGAGAGAATTTCCGGTTCCTACCCGACCATGTACAAGGCTGAGGTGGTGATAATAGAGGTGCAGGAAGAAATAGCCTTTGCCGAGATTCTGCATCTGAGTGATCCCGCATGGCCTGTTGCAGAGGGCGACCGGTTGACCATGCTCAATGAAAAAGACAGCTTTTTCGATGTGCAGGCAGGGCCGGAAGCTCCTGGCGGGCCGCAGCGCGATATGGTTACCGGGCTGTATAATTACCGGGAATTCATAAGCCGCTACAG
This window harbors:
- a CDS encoding tetratricopeptide repeat protein, which translates into the protein MHKDNLFKEGINLAPQDLIRYEHMLKDLIREFLPFESYSLFFPRPPKGKFRAEFAFDYNEDSGQLMLPLRLRGRGMCYFIARGVTLENSQLAAPYLEALGESVLEKMLLYKGSITDPLTGMVTSDYFMSKLIKELDLIQNCMMPAPGGCKDPGIPTFSGSVGIVLLDMDNFQRINDRYGYKLGDDIIADVASRISDAVFESVVCARVFDDKFALLIPDGRPKTCAGLAGELRALIESMNITDPVTGDVIRISASAGFANYPQSLSGPHFKRSAGEQARILMRKGAKAVATAKDFGRNCVFAYSDILKKGAKVLEVLPLQRLALSIGGSVDAREGGRFLVWSPDYQAGTQVRITEDERISGSYPTMYKAEVVIIEVQEEIAFAEILHLSDPAWPVAEGDRLTMLNEKDSFFDVQAGPEAPGGPQRDMVTGLYNYREFISRYSRMRQNMDRFSVAVLRLASNPTEHGGNFQKLTDAQVQKVSSRAETFFCESCMGGRYSLNSLIYFFPHEDSDAVVENILRLVRECSNDFEIELAAGVASFPFLNYRRSEILDNCRKGLDHSLMLEKPMVAQFDSVSLNISADRLYVDGDIYGAIEEFRLALLADSDNILARNSLGICYAQVGKPEQARKQFEEVLSITPRNIMALYNLGWTCQMLGNPEKAREAYERCLELEPDNVFSLVRLGVLAEHDQGLEEAEAYFLRAAELKGGDSLAMRHLARIAYARKDVDKAREYLHRALNANHNDAAAMNMLARIYLECGEDPQIAEVLARQSAALKPGKDQFWETLAQALEVQEKYEEAAEVRSRF